The following proteins come from a genomic window of Denitromonas sp.:
- a CDS encoding LysR family transcriptional regulator: MDFRLLRYFIAVAEELHLARAAERLGIEQSPVSRAMRDLESQLGVQLFDRSTRLTRLTWAGQVFLGECRRVQATVEQAVKSAKAAAQGYQGHLRIAICDSLAQPRIATLLASSREDEPELEIRVFELPFAQQLKMLHNDLLDIGFGLSNAVHDGLVAEPVWTDPLSVIVPARHPLLAHVQVPLAEALKFPLVLCHPESGSGCRHQIQALLQDAGTPLKLVDEVTSLGVMLTLVGAGYGIGFAIASQVQTLQRPDISIRPLAGIPPMLSTYLLRRHGEPSEPMKRFIERVKDEAAPVDEEPVL; the protein is encoded by the coding sequence TTGGATTTCAGATTGCTGCGTTACTTCATCGCAGTTGCGGAAGAGCTGCATCTGGCCCGTGCAGCCGAGCGTCTGGGCATCGAGCAATCGCCTGTGTCGCGTGCGATGCGCGACCTGGAAAGCCAGCTTGGCGTGCAGTTGTTCGACCGCAGCACACGCCTGACGCGGCTGACCTGGGCCGGCCAGGTGTTCCTCGGCGAATGCCGGCGCGTGCAGGCCACCGTGGAGCAGGCAGTCAAGAGCGCCAAGGCGGCGGCACAGGGCTACCAGGGCCATCTGCGCATCGCGATCTGCGACAGCCTGGCGCAACCCCGCATCGCCACCTTGCTGGCAAGCAGCCGCGAGGATGAGCCCGAGCTGGAGATTCGCGTCTTCGAGCTGCCGTTCGCGCAGCAGCTCAAGATGCTGCACAACGATCTGCTGGACATCGGCTTTGGCTTGTCAAACGCGGTGCATGATGGCCTCGTCGCCGAGCCGGTGTGGACCGATCCGCTGTCGGTGATCGTGCCCGCACGCCACCCCTTGCTGGCACACGTGCAGGTGCCGCTGGCCGAAGCCTTGAAGTTCCCGCTGGTTCTGTGCCATCCCGAATCGGGATCGGGCTGCCGCCATCAGATTCAAGCGCTGCTGCAGGACGCAGGCACGCCCCTCAAGCTGGTCGATGAAGTGACCAGCCTGGGCGTGATGCTGACCCTGGTCGGCGCCGGCTACGGCATCGGTTTCGCCATCGCCTCGCAGGTGCAGACGCTACAGCGCCCGGACATCTCCATTCGTCCCCTGGCCGGCATCCCACCGATGCTCTCTACCTACCTACTGCGCCGCCATGGCGAACCCTCCGAGCCGATGAAGCGGTTCATCGAGCGGGTGAAAGACGAGGCCGCACCGGTCGATGAAGAGCCAGTCCTTTGA